Part of the Vigna unguiculata cultivar IT97K-499-35 chromosome 3, ASM411807v1, whole genome shotgun sequence genome, CCGTACCGTTTTTGCACTTGAAGGATGGTGTCGTGAACCCCAAGACATTCGCTCCGTTATTTTGGTTCTCtttgataagagaaaaacaACTGCTTTTGTTTACGAACACCATTAGTATTAGTTTCTTCGATTTGATGACTCATCACAGCACCACCACTGATTAACGACGTGGAGCAGCTTCTCTCTCATCCTCCTCCTCCCATTGGTCATTGGTTGAGGTAACCGTCCATTTTACACTTCCCCAGGTCGATCAATCTTTACCTTTtcctcttttttaatattatttctcaCCCTTTCTATTCCCATCCCATTTCATTCAttactcaaaataaaaaggataagagagagagagaccaGAAACGTGGTTTTTTACGAACTTCTCTTCGTGCGATATAAATCTGTGGTTTCGTTAACTGTTCGATTTGTAGTTAACTTGCTGCCAAGGTTGAAAATTGTTGTGCGGCTTTTGGGGTTTGCTCGTGGAATCGGAAATGGCCGCGGTTCGTAAGCGGATGTGGCAGTTATCTGGAATCGGAGCTTTTGGGGCTTCCAAATCCAAAGTGTCGTCGTCGTTCGAAAGAGCAATATTCCATCCATTTCCTGTTTCGGGGACAAGGCATGTTTCTCAATTGGTGAAATCCAACGGAAAACACTTGTTTCTCGTTGACACTTTAGCCCTGGTAATAATTTACAGTTTTCCTCTCATTTGTTTCCCTTGTTTGGATTTCACTTTTATTTGCGATCCTAAACAAGGGTGAATGATTTGCGATGTTGCAAATTGTGTTCTTCAATTTATTGGCTTGATTTGCTTGTTTGATTTTTTGCGTACAGGTTAGAAAACTAGAGGGGGAAGGATTGCCCTCGAAACAAGCTGAGGCAATAACCGCTGCCATAACCGAAGTTTTGAATGACAGTCTCGAAAATGTGTCTCAATCGTTAGTATCTAAAGGAGAAATGCAGAGAGTAAGATCCTTTAGTGCCGACCATAATCTTTGTTTTTGTGGATTTAAAATTCGCCTTCACTTTATCCCTTGtcagttttataaattttataacgaTACAGTTGGTACTAATATTGTTTTggtcaattttctttttaagacCGAGATGATGCAAGAATCCAATCTGTCCAAGTTTAAAGCAGAGGTGCAGAGCTCACAGGTATTTCTTAAATATGTGGAATGTTGTGTGTAAACTTTGACGGTTATGATTTTGGTGCATGTGGATGTCTTAGGGCCTGGTTCTACTGGTAGTTAACATGGTAGGATTGAAGAAAGGATTTTGTGTGGTGGTTATATTCATGCCGGCATCCTATTTTACTGCCATAAATTTGACTTCCGTGGATTATAATAACTCAGGATGAGAAATACCTTGCACATTTGCTTATTTATAAAGCGTCGAGCATGGATCCTCCAGAATATCTTGGTGAATATGTGCATCCTGCTTCTCCATTATTAGGATTGAGAAGTGGCCGTTGTTGACTTTGTTTCAAATGCAACAATAAAACATGCTTATGACATTGTTTGATCATGTCCTCTGAAGCTGAAAGTAGTTAGAATGAAGATATAAGATTAAGTTGATCACAAACTTTCTTGGTGAATATGTGCATCCTGCTTCTCCATTATTAGGATTGAGAAGTGGCCGTTGTTGACTTTGTTTCAAATGCAACAATAAAACATGCTTATGACATTGTTTGATCATGTCCTCTGAAGCTGAAAGTAGTTAGAATGAAGATATAAGATTAAGTTGATCACAAACTTTCTTCACTGTGCTTCTTTTCTTTTGGGCTAGCAGttcactttcttttcttttcttccccTTCTTTCCGTTCTATTCTTCTTTGTAGATGATCTTCTCAGTTGTGTCTAGCATCTGAAGCATAATGTACCTTCTTAGTAGTCCCTCTTGCAATTGGTGTGATCATGGTCAATGATTCATTGTTGGATTTCTAGAAGCACTTTGATTTTGGGATTTTATAGAAACTTATGATCTGGTAGTATGTTGTCACATTTcataatgatattatttatgTAGTTATTAACTTCGCCGCATAAGATGGTCAGTCAGCGACATGTTCAACCTTCTGTGGGGAAGCTTGCTAACATGGTGTTTGTAAACCCTGTTACAAAATGTAAGGAATAAAAGcaaacacaaattttaatttagagaCAGAAAAGAAAGATGATATACTAATTATCCATTGTTTATTAAaatggttatttttttaagtttcgaCATCTGTTTTGTAGTGTTTTATTGTTTAAGATAAACTTATGAAGTCCCTTTGTCCGGTTAACCTATATGTTTGAAGatctttaaattaaatgggCTCTGTGTTTCTGAAATTATTCATGGTTTTCTAGCTGTGGTAGGATGCAAGGTTATCGAACTTAAGAGTGTATTAAACTGGTAAAGCTTCTAAAGACTTGAGTCATGCGGTTGAAAGATAACATAAAAACTTCTACTATTGACATATTTATAACATAATCCTTTTAACAATGcaagaattaaaaatttcaactcCATTATAAAGCAAATTACCAGCTTACAATAGTCTGTGATAGTAATAGCTACTACATAATATCAAACTACATAAATAATCACATCATCCACAGATTCACAAAACATATATTCTTTAAGTGAAAACATTTCAAAAGAGTTAATTTCTTCAAATCATTTGGGCCCTCggaaaatgttatatttatgttGGCTTCAAAAACAATGCATGAGCTATATAGAGCACTGTCACTTTGGAGTCAATATCGTGCAAAAATTGcatttgattttgaaatcaTTTACTTGTTTCTTGATTCAAGaatttaagtttatatgaaCTTATCCGAGTAAATCTGATAGCgatttaattcatttttcctACTTAGAATCATAAATTTCTAAGAGTTTTGAGTTAACATGAGAGTTTGACAACGGTGATAGGATAATGATTGTCATCCTCCTCCAGTTTTATCTCATTTATTAATGGGAAACCATAAGGTTAATTTCTAAAATGTTTGGTTGagaaataattatctttttcatttattgttttcacttttaattacaaaatctctaccttattttaaatttgtttcttgTTACCAAATATTCGTTTAGAGGATAGGAAACATGAGAACATTGCTTTCAAATGCAAATGTGGCATTTTTGTGATTGAAAGTGAAAACGAAAAAACTAATGGCCCTTAGTTTTTTTTCCAAATGGAAAGGTCCAACTCATGCTCCGTAAATTGTCGATACTGCTAATACTCAATAGATATGTGGAGAATGTCTTTTGGTTCTCCATTTGACCATAATTTTTAGGGGAATAATTGAAATGGTTGCATCATAATTCATGTGCTGGCAAATTACATGCAAAACATTTATGATTGTTTCTGTTGCATTTTGTTGAGACATTTATGCTGGGAGtgcattaattttatattagaaacCTTTTTTCCTAGGTCTTAAAAATTTCACGTTTTCTTTATCCTTGTAACTTTATTTACCTCAAATTGTATGTTACATTGATTGATGCTGATGAGATTGGTTTTGTTTGACTGATGCTATAATATGCTGAAAAACTTGTAATTCAGGGACACCATTTCTCTCTTTTACAACATGAGACAGAGAAGCTTAGGAATGATATAGAGAAGATGCGTAGTGAGTTGAGGTATGGTTTTTATCACTTTTAGCAACTGGCCATGATCAAACTATTGTCGTCTTTTGTTTTGTTACGATTTTATGGTACAAGCACAAGTTTTGCGATGCAGGTATGAGATTGATAAAGTCACTGCTGGGCAGCGATTAGATTTGAACCTTGAAAGGGGGTAAGAGTTCAGAATAAATTGGTGATTGTTAAAGATTACAGAACTTTTATTAGATTGAAATTCCTATTACTCCTGACGAGTCACTGAAAATGCAGGAGAATAAGGGAGGAATTGTCTAACCAGAATGCTGAAACTAACAACCTGACAAACAAACTTGATAGAGTAAGCAATTATGTGACATTCAGAGGTTGCCATTTTCAACCAAAGCCAATTTAGCAATTTGCATTCTGAAAACCCTTTGCTCTAATTTATATGCAGGAGATCCATTCTTTAAGAGCACAGCTAGAAGCAGCCAAGTATGATGTCATAAAATACTGCATAGGAACACTGGTTTCGATCTCTGCCGTTGGTCTTGCAGTATTACGTATTTTGATGTAAACGAATTGTATTCCTATGAGATTAAAAAAGAGGTGGAAAAGAATCAAGGTACCTAGCTGCTTTGAAGATCTGTCTTCTCTCAGAAACAGTTGCATTACAATTCTggttcaaccttttttttttccattatttttctttggtCGGTACTAGTGGAGCAGAAAGGACCTAGCTCCAAGTAGGAACGAATTGGGCCTGTTTTTTAAGCCCCATTCCATATTctttctgtttatttatttgccATGCCTTTGGGGATATTTGTGCATTTTGTGCATTTTGTGCGTGGCTGTGGTATCAATACAACACAAGCATCTTGGATTATAAATGCTTAAGCGGAAGAATTTAAATGCATGTTCTTATAGCATCTTCAAAGttgtttatgaataaaaatattactttagtATAGGTTCCACGTATTTAGATTGGACCTAAATGTATAAAAGTTAGATTGAAATAATGCTTCTATTCGTAAATGACTCCTGTAAGGAGATCTCTAATTTGCTTTCAATTTGGGGATATTTTACAATCGGTTTTTAGGCATAGTTGTATACGTAATGTTATAAGCCAATGTGTTGTCACAAGaacttcaaatattttgttgatGTTTTTTCTAACTacaaacaaatgaaaattgAGGATTAATTCTTATCGAGAGAATATTAATAAGAGTTCCTTGCAAGGGTTTAACTTCATAAAATGAAAgttataacaatatttatttccttTGCCTACTAATACAAATACCAAGACACGTAAAACATATAGTCCATACAATCCTaggaattattattttttcattatcacACTAAAGGTAGTTCCTATTTTCCACAACACCGTATACAACTATAATCACAATTTGACTTGATTATAGTTGACTCGCCTAATTCATATCACAAGAAAATTTATGTAACctttatatgataatatttgattccaataatttcttttcttttttatatttaatttaattatggagatgtttttataaaatttatttgtagtaATAATATAGttgtaaaataattgaatacttttatattttgcattttaaaataaaataaaaaagatagtttaaataaaaatttctcattcaattttacaaattattcaaataaaataagaaataccTATAAGTATGTTATAATCAAATATCTGATTATAGGATGGGTTAAACACTagttaaaaatacttaaacaaaaatatatttataattgtcaTTTTCTTAACGTGATGTCAAAATGAGTCAATATCACACAGATTCACTTACTACAgaattatctaaaaataatttagctCAATTTGACTTCCTTTTTGCTAAAGCAAAAATTCTGCAACCTAGTTTGACCTGCTATGGGTTGGTGGGTTGACCTACTTAAAGATGTTTAGTTCTTccaattcattttatatatttattaaaatacgATCAAAATGGATTTActcaacttattattttataccattattttataacagGACAACTAAAGTGTTCACCTATTTTACTTATTATAGATAGTAGTTGAAAGTTAAAATGTTAACTTACATAACTTCgataaacaaacaaattaaacatcttaactatttaaacattattgaatatcattctagtatttaaacattattggacattattttagtatttaaaaaaatcaaattattaacctacataattagaaataataaataattatactaaaaacTTGTAAgaagatgataaaaaattaataaatgattgTTGTTGGTAGGTTCTAAGTCAACTCacttttaatcttatttaaacTCGTTTAACTTGTAAGTATAAGAGAATTAAATCCAACTTAACTGatgataaattaaatatcattttggtATATAtacttgaaataaataaataaataaaagaataaaatttgtgtAGTGTGGTAAATTCCTTAACGTGAGTCTCCAGCATGAGAGAATAAAGAGGACCCACAATAGTGTTACTTTTCAACTGccttcaaatattaattttgaaatctgACCTAAACCCCTTTATTTTCCTCTCCTCTAAGTTTCCTCCTTATGTCATCTCAATTAATTAACCACCAATTGTGTTATGCACCTCTCCAACTTCTTCATCCAAATCTATAAGTAAATTACGTAATCACAACAACTTCACCTTTCGTCATTTCTATAACTTCAAAGTGccatactaattaaaattaacattttctaCTTCTTTTAATCACTCATACTTCCTTTAATAACTTGCTTTAATAGTATAATAATACGTATACAtagttaagaaaataatttttttatatttttagttattaagtACGTATATTTCTTTCATTAGATGCCAAAAATATTATCACTCAATTTAACACgataaaattacttaaatttaagTGACGGTAGACTGAAATGACgtttttataatatacaattCACACCAAATTTGaagaagataaaaaacaaaatattttaacgtTTGATTAAATAAAGTCTGTAAACGAAGAGTAACCATTGATTGATATTGCAACAATTATTACTTCCTTCTGCTAAGTAGAAGTAAACTATTTATTAACTTCTAATACAAACTATATAGTTATATTTATCATAAAgaataattgtattaaaattaaagtttaatcagtaactatattttcaaaataatcaacagtttttaaaaggtttaattattattttggtctttgtttttgtttaaaaatatcaagttggtcaTTCAatcttttttagtttaaaatttggtcatgatttttaaaaatttgatgtaatgtgatttttttattaaatttcctAAAATAAGGgacaaaaaaagtaattaaatctttttaaaaataatcttatttGAAGATGCATTCACTACACAGTATTTGTAATCCAAAGATACTTTAAGTGagtgaaatgaaaaatatatatatatatatatatatatatatatatatatatatatatatatatataaagtatgtttttagttcataaattttacgtaaaattgaaattcgttttCATGTCTTaaacttttatatgttttagttttaaaattttaaaaatgaatctatatagtctttttaacccagttacataaaattttttaatacgtCAAACACATATCATGCTagcatttgagttatttacatcATTTGACACGTTCTCACTTCAATGTCAGCTGAGAGGTGTGTTTGACACGTCAAAAGAATTTAACTTAATTAGGTTAAAAGggttatatctatttatttttaaagtttagaaaaaaaatgtatcaaaattttggataggaacaaatttctttttttcgtcaaagttaagagactaaaaacatatttaaccctatatataAACTTGATCATTAAcatacataataaaatacaaaattagttACATTTGTTCATACTCCTCCCAGTAGTTCCAACTTCCACATAACTCAAGAGTCAATATTCCACAATTATGAAGTTACTGACACCTCATTTCTTAAACACCTCCATGTGATACAAGAGTATTCAAGAATCTAGAACTTCATCCACATCATCAACACTTTGCTTAAGGTAAAATATCAGTGTAGTCATTAAGTTTGAACATCATTTAAATGATAACTCACACTTTGAGGTAATATCAAGCTTGAGAGGAGTTTAAATTCAAAGTCAAAAGCTTCAACATGTATATTTACTAAATTCTGTATTCAATCTATCTAAATTATCAAATAGCACTTTGCTTAAGATAAAACGTGAGTGtaatcattatataaatttgatcGTCATTTAAGTGATAACTCACTTTAAGTAATATCAAGCTTTACaacaatttaaattcaaaagttaaaaacttCTAATCATGTTCCAAAAACATACCAAATGATACATATATTAATCTCCATACAGATATAATCATCCAACCAACACATGTATCAATAAACAATCAATAACTGATTGAATCAGCAACAATGACGTTTTGGCACGTAGATCCTCAATTCTACTTTACATTAATCCACACTGTCACGAAATGTAATAATATCCCCCAAACATTCCTCCACCTATACTCGGGGAATAAAAACattcaataaaacaaataaaagtccCCAAACACTTCACCACcattgtttttataatattcatttgaTGTTACACTTTCgctactttttcttcttctttgcaaaacaaaacattataaagGACATAACACACGTTTGGATGGAATCGCCACGAGTCGACTCGCCATCGGCGCGGTGAGTCCGAACACGTCACTCATGTCCAACTCGCTGGGTTTCATCCCATCGGGTAATTCCCACGTGAAGCAGTGAAGCAAGTGCGCCACGGCCACTTCCAGCGCGTAAAGCCCCAGTTGCATTCCGGGACAGGATCTCCGACCCGACCCGAACGGAATGAACTCAAAGTTGCTCCCTTTGAAATCCGGCACGGTCGGATCCAGAAACCGCGACGGCTTGAACGCTTCCGGCTCCTCCCACGAGTCCCCGTTCCTTCCAATGGCCCACGCGTTTATCATCACGCGCGAACCCTTCGGCACGTGGTACCCGCAAACCACCGCTTCCTCCGCCGTCTCGTGGAGGAGAAGCGGAATCGGCGGGTGCAACCGCAGCGTCTCCTTCACCGCGCATTTCAGAAAGACGAGCTTTTCGAGGTCCGATTCCTCCACGCGCCGGTCCAGGCCCACTACGTCGGCTAGTTCTTGGTGCACGCGCCGTAGGTCTTCTGGGCTTCTCATTAGCTCCGCCATTGCCCACTCAATTCCTGATGCCACCGTTTCGGTCCCTCCGAACATCACGTCCTGCATGTTTTTCCattgttatcaatttttttgttttccattttggGTTGAAAACTTGAAATTGAAATGCTGGAGGCCATGGACGTgctattcttttgaaaattatgCATGCACTTTCAACTTATTAATCTTTTTGTTATAGACTGAAAGCTAAAATTAGGAACAGGTGATAGATTCTGATTCTCAGTAAAGTACAATAAGTACAAATCTtatttaatgattattatttatcacAAAAACTTTTCGTGTGTACAAGGCCGCCTTTcctaaaaaaagtatatatggGAAATGATACTTtcaaaaaaatatctcaattttttattttcatcttccaTTCCCGTAACCTTAAATTAcgtcagaaaataaaaaaatacaaattacagTATCATTATCCTTTAAAAGATTTGGTTCGACAATACAAACAATCAacttttgataaatattttttaatattttattacttaatttttataaaaaattattgtatttaataattttgtcaactttattaataaaatgttcataaaaactaatttttaaaaatacataaattttcagaaatttaaaaatatgaagcagaaaatgaatatttttcatatttagttTATTCTATCACAAAAACTTTTCGTGTATACAAGGCAGCGtttgctaaaaaaaatataaagttttcacaattttaaaaatataaaatagaacaCGGATATTTTTCGTATTTAGTTCATTATTTAAGGAACTATAGTTCCGGAAAACATTTTTAGCAAAatggttttttaaatttttcgctAAACTGTTTTTAACAAAGAGAAAAGATTTAATTGTTTATCATCTTTTTCAGagacaaataattaaaattagaaagacaGCATTTCTCTACAACTAAATACAGGCTTAAAAAAAATGACCAATACTCACTCCAtttgaaaatcatttttttcatccgtgaaaaatgtttaaaaaatagtatatatatatatatatatatatatatatatatatatatatatatatatatatatatatatataataacttgAATTTAAACGGATGAATGCCCCGCTATAAACCTATCTTTGAATACTGTTTCCCAAATAATACCGTTGAAATAATAATACTGTTCctcaaataaataatagttatagacagaaagaaaatttaaaagaaattgcagGAGGATACCCGTTAATAAGAGAAGTTTTAGAAATGATtggaattattatatataagtataataGAAGAGTTAAAAGTACCATGATGATGGCTTTGATGTTGTCTTTGGTGAGTGTGATGGAGTTATGCAAGTCGTTTGATTCATTACTGAAACTGGGGTTTTGGTTTTGGCTGTAAAAATTCAGCAACTCATCAACCATGTCACTTTCATCCTCACAGCACTTGCCGCTCCTCTTCTTCTCCACGTGCTCCTCAATGATGTTATCAATGAAGCTATCCAAGGCGGCGCGTGCCTGGACGAGTCTCAAGTTCAGACCCTGAGGATCAACCCACCCGAGACAAGGCACAAAGTCCGCAATATTGAAGGCCCCAAACAACTTGGAAAACTCCTGAAGAATTGAAATGAACTTGTCCTGTCCCTGTCGGGAACTGGACCCGAAAGCGGCGCGGTAGATGATGTTTTTCGTGAGGTTAAACACCAGTTCCCCCACATTAACGGGGTTGCCCACGTTCGCCGCAACGGTGCGGACGATGGTGTCGACTTCGTCTCTGACGGAGTTCCAGGACTCGGCGCGCTTGCGGCTGAAGAGTTTCATGACGCAGATTTTGCGCATCTGGCGCCAGAAGGGACCGTAGTGAGCGAAAGCCATGTCGGCGCGGTCGTAGGTTAGGTACCTGATGGCTATGGTGGCAGGGCGGTTGGAGAATATATTGTCCTGGACTTGGAGCACTTCACGCGCCGCTTCCGCGTTTGAAATGGCAACCATGGGGAGGAACCCTATTCGGAGGTGCAAAACGCCGCCGTATTGCTTGGCGAGTTTGGCCAGGCCTCTGTGTGTGAGCTGGTCCATCATGTTCATGTTCCCTATGATGGGAAGGCCTTTAGGCCCCGGGGGATACGGCGCCGTTTTTCTGCGGATTCGAGACAGTAAACACCACAGCACTAACGTCACCGGGATTATGAACAAGATCGTCGTGTGGAACGGTTGGAGTACGGTTTTCAGTTGCAGGAGTAAATCCATGGTGTCGGATTTTGGTTACAAAATCTTATCTGGTATTGTGCTGTGATGAT contains:
- the LOC114175751 gene encoding protein FMP32, mitochondrial-like; amino-acid sequence: MAAVRKRMWQLSGIGAFGASKSKVSSSFERAIFHPFPVSGTRHVSQLVKSNGKHLFLVDTLALVRKLEGEGLPSKQAEAITAAITEVLNDSLENVSQSLVSKGEMQRTEMMQESNLSKFKAEVQSSQGHHFSLLQHETEKLRNDIEKMRSELRYEIDKVTAGQRLDLNLERGRIREELSNQNAETNNLTNKLDREIHSLRAQLEAAKYDVIKYCIGTLVSISAVGLAVLRILM
- the LOC114176860 gene encoding cytochrome P450 84A1-like, whose protein sequence is MDLLLQLKTVLQPFHTTILFIIPVTLVLWCLLSRIRRKTAPYPPGPKGLPIIGNMNMMDQLTHRGLAKLAKQYGGVLHLRIGFLPMVAISNAEAAREVLQVQDNIFSNRPATIAIRYLTYDRADMAFAHYGPFWRQMRKICVMKLFSRKRAESWNSVRDEVDTIVRTVAANVGNPVNVGELVFNLTKNIIYRAAFGSSSRQGQDKFISILQEFSKLFGAFNIADFVPCLGWVDPQGLNLRLVQARAALDSFIDNIIEEHVEKKRSGKCCEDESDMVDELLNFYSQNQNPSFSNESNDLHNSITLTKDNIKAIIMDVMFGGTETVASGIEWAMAELMRSPEDLRRVHQELADVVGLDRRVEESDLEKLVFLKCAVKETLRLHPPIPLLLHETAEEAVVCGYHVPKGSRVMINAWAIGRNGDSWEEPEAFKPSRFLDPTVPDFKGSNFEFIPFGSGRRSCPGMQLGLYALEVAVAHLLHCFTWELPDGMKPSELDMSDVFGLTAPMASRLVAIPSKRVLCPL